TTCGGCATCCAGAGAAGTCATTACGGCTGGAGTTGCGCCACCGCCCCCTCCTTCTCCGCCACCTGGGCCTTGCTGGCACTGCTCGGGGCTCTCGTCAGGCGCCGGCCCGGCTGGAGGGCAGGGCTTCGCCTACATTCACAGTGGTGGCACGGAGGTGTACGACCCGGGGACGGGAAGTTGGAGCACCACGGGCCGCTGGAGCCCCACCAACAGGCGGCCTGGGCGCCGAGCAGCGAAGCAGATCACCGTTCGAGTGTGATGCACGTCACCATGCTCGAACGCTTCACGTGTTACCTTTCCCTCTCACCTCGAGCCCACCAGCACCCCCAGACGAATGGACGGGGGTGTTTGTCTTTCATCCCCTTTCCAACGGCTGACTCCATGAAGCTCCTCCTACGGCATACACTGCGGTTGTTCCTCGTATGCGCGCCGGTCTCCGCCGCCTACGCCCAGGAGCCCTCGACGCTCCAGGTCCCCCAATCCCAGAACCCCTACATCTCCGCCATCGCCACCCTCTACAACCAGGGCAGGTACCAGGAGGCCCTCTCCAAGCTGGAGAAGGCCCTGGACGGGAAGTCCAATGGCACCGAGGAAGTCGTCTGGCTGCTGCTCATGCAGGGCGTGCTCCAGGCCGAGCTGTCCCAGGGCGAGGCCCTGGAGTCCTTCAAACAGGCCCTCGCCCTCGACAAGGACGCCCAGCTGCCCCTGCAGGGCTCCAGACGGCTGCGCAAGCTCTTCGAGCAGGCGCGCAGCACGCTCGGCCTTCCCGCGGACAAGGAGCTCCTCGCCCAGGAGCTGGAGCAGAGCGCCGCCGCTGCCAAGGCGCCCCAGCGCTCTGGCCCCCCACCCCGCCGCTACGGACTGAGTCTGGGCGTGCGGGGCGAGGTGGATGTGCTCGGGTTCCGCCTCACCACCGCCTCCACTTCCGAGGACAGCTCCGGCGACCCCCCCAGCAGCTGCTCGGCGTGACGCCGGGTGTCAGTCTCGGCTACACCCAACAGCAGTGGGGCGGCGTGGCCACCGTGCTGGTGCAGCCCTCTCCGGGACTCCGGGCCGAGGGCCAGTTCCACCCCCTCACCCTGGGCTGGGTGCGTCCCTATGCCCGCCTGGGCGCCACCGCTTTCTTCGTGGAGGAGGATGCGCAAGGAGCGACCACCTTCTTCGGCGGCGTGAGCGGCCGGGCGGCCCTCGGCGTGGACGTGCAGTTCACCTCCCGCCTGTTTGCCTTCGCCGACGTGGCCTACGAGCACTTCCTCACCAGTGGGGATCGGTACCAGCCCCGGTCCGTGCTGTTCTCCCTGGGCGTGGGCCTGTTTCCCTGAGTCCCGGTCGAGACCCTGGCCGACAAGAAAAACATCACGGAGACAGTCATGACATCGACATCCAGACTTGAAACGCGAGCGGCCCTCCGGTGGCTGGCCATGGCCTCCGCGCTGCTCTGGCTCGCCTGCGGCGAGGCGCCACGAGGCGGAGAGGCCCACCCGCGCCGCGAAGGACTCGAGAGCCCATTGCTCGAGTCCACGGCCGGCGGGCAGTGGAGCGACACGGGCTCCCTGACCACGGCCCGTAGCTTCCACACGGCCACGCTGCTGCGCTCAGGCAAGGTCCTCGTCGTCGGAGGGGGAGACGCCGACACCACCCGCCTCGCGAGCGTGGAGGTGTACGACCCGAGCACGGGGATATGGAGCCCCGCGGAAAGTCTGGCCACCCCCCGCGGAGGCCACACGGCGACGCTGCTGCCCGACGGCAAGGTGCTGGTCGTCGGAGGTCTGGGCCCGGCCTCCCGTCTCACCAGCGCGGAGCTGTACGACCCGAGCACGGGAAGGTGGAGCCCCACCGGCGCGCTGACCACGGCCCGCTTCATCCACACGGCGACGCTGTTGGACAATGGCACGGTGCTGGTCTCCGGAGGTACAGGCGAGCGCGGCGCTCTCGCCGGAGCGGAGGTGTATGACCCGGCCACGGGGAAGTGGAGCACCACGGGCTCTCTCAACCAGCCGCGCGCCTTGCACACGGCGACGCTGTTGGACAATGGCACGGTGCTGGTCGCTGGCGGTGAGGCCGCCACGGAGCTACCCCTCAACAGCGTGGAGCTGTACGACCCGGACACGGGGACGTGGAGTCTTCTCACTGAAGTCCTGGGCCATGACCACTCCTGGCATACGGCGACCGTATTGTCCTCGGGCCAGGTGATGGTCACCGCGGGTGCACTGAAGGGCCGCCTCGGCAGCACCCATGTCGAGGTGTACGACCCGGCCTCGCGCACGTGGAAACCGACGGGTGCCCTGTCCACGGCCCGTTACAACCACACGGCGACGCTGTTTCCCGATGGCAAGGTGCTGGTCACCGGTGGCACGGGCAAGAATTTGGCGAGTGCCTCTCTCGCCAGCGTGGAGCTGTATGAGCCGAGCACCGGGACGTGGCGCGACCTGAGCTTCCTGCGCACGGCGCGCTCCGCGCATACGGCGACGCTGCTGCCAGACGGCAGGGTGCTGGTCGTCGGCGGCGTGGCTCAAGGCGGCGTTCTGGCCACCGCGGAGGTGTACGCCCCGGGGAGGGGGAAATGGAACTCGATGAAGCTCCCGGCCATGGCCCGCTCCAAGCACACGGCGACCCTGTTGCCCGATGGCAAGGTGCTGATCGCCGGTGGGGAGTCCTCCACGGAGGTACGCCTCGACAGCGCGGAGGTGTACGACCCGGCCACGGGCAGGTGGAGCCCGGCGGGCGTCCTGGGAACGGCCCGCTCCAACCATACGGCGACCCTGCTGCGCTCGGGCAAGGTGCTGGTCACTGGCGGCTCGATCCAGAGCAACAGCGCTCTCTCCAGCGCGGAGCTCTACGACCCGGCCACCAGGACCTGGAGCACGACCCATGCGCTGACCGCGGCCCGTTATGGACATACAGCCACGCTGCTGCGCAGCGGCCGGGTCCTGGTCACGGGAGGCCGCGGCCCCGATGGCTTTCTCGCCACCGCGGAGGAGTACGACCCGGTCACCGGGAAATGGAGCTCCACGAAAGACATGGGCATGCGCCGCCACCTCCACGCCGCGACGTTGTTGCACGACGACCGGGTGCTGATCACCGGAGGTATCAATCCGGAAGGTGCGAGCCCCCAGGCGGAGATCTACGACCCGAATACGAGGAAATGGCTCTACATGGGCCACATCGATGCGCGCCTCCAGCACACGGCGACACTGCTGCCCTCGGGCCTGGTGCTCATCACCGGAGGCACCCACCTGAGTGGCGCCCTGGCTGTCGCGACGGTGTACGACCCGGGGACGGGGCAATGGGATTACACGGGCCGCATGACCACGGACCGCAAGGGCCACTCGGCGACGCTCCTGCCCTCGGGACAGGTGCTGGTCACCGGCGGCCATGGTCCACAAGGTCTCCTCGCCTCCGCGGAGCTGTATGATCCAGACAAGCAGACGTGGAGCCCGGCAACCTCCCTGCCCACCGCCCGCGAGTCGCACACGGCGACGCTGCTGCCCAACGGCCAGGTGTTCGTCACCGGCGGGACGAAGCAGAGCACGGTCTACAACGAGGCAGCCCTGTATGATCCGGGCGTGGGCCGCTTCACCACCACCGGCACGCTGGCCCAGGATCACCAGCACCACACGGCGACGCTGCTGCCGGATGGACACGTCCTCGTGGCCGGAGGACTGGATTCCAGCGGAACCGCGCTCTCCCTCGCGGAGGTGTACGACCCGAGCAAGGAATCCTTCACCGCCACGGGCTCGCTGATGCGGGCTCGCCACCACCACACAGCGACCCTGTTGGTCGGCGGCCAGGTGCTCGTGACGGGAGGCCAGGACTCCAGCGGGCCACTCCAGACAGTGGAGGTCCATGATTCGCGTACGGGCCATTGGACCACCACCGGGCCGCTCACCCAGGCGCGTTCCTCCCATACCGCCACGCTTCTGCCCGGCGGCAAGGTGCTCGTGGCTGGAGGCCAGGACTCCAACGGGCCAACCCAGACAGTGGAGGTCTATGATTCGCGTACGGGCCAATGGACAGCCATCGCGTCGCTCACCCAGGCGCGTTCCTCCCATACCGCCACGCTTCTGCCCGGCGGCAAGGTGCTCGTGGCCGGAGGCCAGGACTCCAGCGGGCCACTCCGGACAGTGGAGGTCTACGATTCGCGTACGGGCCAATGGACCACCATCGCATCGCTCGCCCAGGCGCGTTCCTCCCATACCGCCACGCTTCTGCCCGGTGGCAGGGTGCTCGTGGCCGGGGGACAGCAAGGCCTCACCTCCCTCGCCAGCACGGAGGTGTATGACCCGGGTACGGGCCAATGGACGGAAACAAGTCAGCTGGCGCAGGCCCGTTCCTCTCATACCGCCACGCTTCTGCCTGGCGGCAAGATACTCGTGGCCGGGGGACGGGGCGCGAGCGGCACACCGCTCCTGGGCGCCGAGGTGTACGACCTGGCCACCAGCCAGTGGACCCCCACCGGCTCGATGGCTTCGGCCCGGCTCGAGCACCCCACGGCGACGCTGCTGGCCGGTGGCCAGGTGCTCCTCATCGGAGGAGGCCATGCCAGCGCGGAGAGGTACGAAGACCTCACGCCCCGCGAGGAGTGGCGCTCCGAGCTCCATCCGCTCGAAGCCTCTCCCACCCGGAATGGGGAATTCAGGATCACGGGCAGCCGCTTGCGAGGCTTCTCGGAAGCCAGCAGTGGGACCGCGCAGTCCTCCGCCACGAACCTCCCCCTGGTCAGCCTGATGGCGGTGGAGGGAGGAGCCGTGACATATCTCCCGCCCCTGGCGTCCTCGAGCCCGTTCTCCGACACGGAGATGACCCTCCGGATGCCGGCGACCGTGCCGGATGGCCATTACATCCTCTCGGTCGTGACCAATGCCATCCACAGTGGACAGATGGTGTGGGTGAAAGGACCGGAGCTGGTCGCCCCCGAGGTGAACGCACCTGGAGCCTTCGTTCCCCAGAAAAGGCCAGACATCCAGGGCACGGCGAAGGCCGGCAGCAGCGTGACGGTGTGGTTGGACGGAACGATGTTGGACCCGGTCGTGACGGATGCGGACGGCAATTGGAGCCTCTCCGTGGCCAGTGACCTGGAAGAGGGAGGCCATGAGCTCAAGGCCATCGCCCAGGACGAGGCCGGCAATGTCAGCCCCAGCTCCGAGGAGCTCGGCTTCACGGTCGACACCGTACGGCCGGAGGCGCCCGAGGTGCTCATGCCTGGGAGTGCCGTGGGCACCCAGAGGCCAGACATTGGCGGCAGGGCGGAGCCGGAGAGCACGGTGACGGTGCGGCTAGATGGCCAGGAGGCGGGAACGGTCCGGGCGGATGAGAAGGGGGAGTGGGTCTATCGCCCGGCCGGGGATCTGGCCGCGGAGCGCCACGAGGTCTCCGCCACCGCGACGGATGCGGCGGGCAACACCAGTCCCCCCTCGGCCGGGTACGCCTTCATCATCCAGAAGAGCCACTACGGCTGGAGTTGCGCCACCGCTCCCGCCTTCCCCGCGACCTGGGCCTTGATGGTGCTGGCCTTGTCTCTCGGTAGGCGCCGGCGCGCGTCTCGTTGACGGCCTGGAGGCCCCACGTCTGTTCGTCGCGGGCGTGGGGTCTCGCAGGTGAAGCGGATCACCCCCCAGGTGTGAAGCCCGTCACCGCGGACAGGCGGCTCGCGGGGCAACATGGTGTCTCACAACGAGCAAGCAGGCATTGCCAGTTGAACGGATGATCTGTTCCGAGGACGCCTGGCTTTGCGCCCCTGTCGAAGGCGGACACCATGAATCTTGTCTTGAGGCATACCTTGTGGCTGTTCCTCGTGTGCGCCGCGGTTCCCACCGCCCACGCCCAGGAGATGGAGCAGAGTGCCGACGCCGCCGAGGCTCCCCAGGTCTCTGACCCCACCCCCTGGCGTCAAGGCCTGGGTGTGGGCGTGCGCGGCGAGGTGGATGTGCTCAGGCTGGGCCCCACCACCGAGCTCATCCCCGCGGTGAGCGTCAGCTACACCTGGCAGAAGCTGGGCGGTGTGGCCACGGTGCTGGTACAGCGCGCCCCGGGGCTCCGGGCCGAGGGCCAGTTCCACCCCATCACCCTGGGCCAGGTGCGTCCCTATGCCCGCCTGGGCGCCACGGCTTTCTTTGGCGAGAAGGATGCGCAAGGGGCGCCCACCTTCCTCGGTAGCGTGAGTGGGCGGGCGGCCCTCGGCGTGGACATGCAACTCACCCCCCACCTGACCGTCTTCGCCGACATGGCCTACGAGCACTTCCTCACCCGTAACGAGCTGTACAGGCCCCAGTCGGTGCTGTTCTCGCTCGGCGTGGCCCTGTTTCCCTGAGTCCCCGGGCTGAGAAGAACAACAAGCGCGGACAGAATGAGGTCTCCGCCACCGCGATGGATGCGGCGGGCAATATCAGTCAGCATTCACCCGGTTATCGCTGACGACCTGGAGGCCCCCACGCCTGCCCGTCGCGGGCGTGGGGCCTCGGCCGCGGTGCGCAACGAAGCAGATCACCGTCCGGGTGTGAAGCGCCTCACCGCACTAGAGAGGCCCACGTGGCAACGTGGCCTCTCACTGCAAGCACTCCCATGTGGACGGACGCCAAGGATGTCTGTGCTCCCCCTCTCTCCAGGGCTGAACCCATGAAACGCCTCGTGCGACATACCGTGCCGCTGCTCCTCGTGTGTCTGGCCGCCTCCACCGCAGACGCCCAGGAGTCCTTCAAGGTCGTGCTGCCTTCTCGAACCCAGAACCCCTACATCAACGCCATCGCCACGCTCTACGAGCAGGGCAGATTCCCCGAGGCCCTGTCCAAGCTGGAGAAGGCCCTGGACTCGGAGTCCAATGGCCCCCAGGAAGTCCTCTGGCTCAAGCTCATGCAAGGCGCGCTACGGGTAGAGTTGTCCCAGGGCGAGGCCCTGGAGCCCTTCAAGGAAGCCCTGGCGCTGGACAAGGAGGCACAACTGCCCGTGCAGGGCGCCCCCAGGCGCTTGCGCAAGCTCTTCGCGCAGGCTCGCAACACGCTCGGGCTACCCGCTGACAAGGAACTCCTGGCCCTGGATTTGGAAAAGGCCGCTTTGGCGTCCAAAGCGACAATGGCTGTCCCCCCACCGCGGCGCCATGGACTGAGTCTGGGCGTCCGAGGCGAGGTGGATGTGCTCGGGCTTGGCCCCCTCTCCTCCGCCCCCTTGGATATGCTCCTCTCCTCCTCCACTCCCGCCGTGAGCCTCTGCTACACCCAGCAGGAGTTGGGCGGCGCGTTGTCAGTGCTGGTGCAGCCCTCGCCGGGGCTCAGGGCCGAAGTCCAATTTCACCCGGTCACGATGGGATGGATGCGGCCCTATGCGCGCCTGGGCGCCACAACTTTCTTTGCAGAGAGCGATGTGCGAGGGGGGCTCTCTTTTTTCGGCGGCGCGAGTGGGCGGGGAGCACTCGGGGTGGACGTGCAGTTCAACTCGCGCATGTATTTCTTTGCCGACATAGCATACGAGCGTTTCTTCACCACTGGAGAACGCTACAAGTTGGACTCGGTATTGTTCTCAGTGGGCGTGGGCCTGTTTCCCTGAGCCCCCGGGCAGCATCGAGTTGAGAAGAACGACAAAGACTTCAAGGAGACAATCATGACATCCATTTCCAGACATGGGATGGGAGCGGTTGCCTGGCTGGCCATGGCCTCGGCGCTGCTGTGGCTCGCGTGCGGCCAGGTACCGCAGGGCGGGGACGAAGTTCCGCAGAGCGAAGGCATGGAGTCCCAGGCACTCCTGAGTGAGGGATGGCTCATCACAGGCTCCATGCATGAGCGCCGCATGGAACATACGGCGACATTGCTGCCAGACGGCAAGGTGCTCGTCGTTGGGGGGACAAATAAAACGGAAAAAAGTGGAGGCACCACCGTGTACAACAGCACGGAGGTGTACGATCCGGGCACGGGCCAGTGGAGCCTCACTGGCAATCTGAACGTGGCTCGCCACGCTCACACGGCGACGCTGCTGCTCGATGGCAAGGTGCTTGTCGCCGGCGGAGCGGACAATGATGGCAATCCCCTCGAGAGTACGGAGGTGTACGACCCAGGCACGGGCCAGTGGAGCCTCACTGGCAATCTGAACGTGGCTCGCCGCGCTCACACGGCGACGCTGCTGCTCGACGGCAGGGTGCTCGTCGTCGGCGGAACGAACAGCAAGTACAGCACGAGCAGTGATTACGTCTCTGCCCTCAACAGCGCGGAGCTGTACGACCCGGTAAGCAATAGCTGGACCCACGTGGACGCTCTGATGAAAAAGCCCCGCACGGACCACACGGCAACGCGACTACAGAACGGCAAGGTGGTCGTTATCGGGGGGCGAAATACCACTGAAGAACTCGACAGTGCGGAGGTGTTCGACCCGACTTCAAAAACATGGGAGGTAAAAGGCGGGTTGATACTTGCGTCCTTCAACCACTCGGCGACCTTGCTGCCGGATGGCAAGGTGCTCGTTGTGGGGGGCCAATTCAAAAGTCCCTTGGATCCTGGTTGTCATGACTCCCGTCATAGATCAGAGCTGTACGATGCCGAAGACGGAGTAGCCCGTTACGCTCATGATATGGGCGAGGAACGCACCCAACACACGGCCACGTTGCTGCCGAGCAGCAAGGTGCTCATCGCTGGCGGGGCGTACATGAACGTCATCAAGCGCCTCGACAACAGCAAAGAAACCACAGAGTGCCTTGTAAAACCTTTCTACCTCGCCGAGATTTCTGATGGTGGCATCTACTCCGACGCTGGAATGGAAAGAGCTGATTATATCAACACCCCCCGCACCAAACACACAACGACGCTGCTGCCAAACGGCAAGGTGCTCGTCACGGGGGGTAGGTTCCAGAACGCTGTCTATAACAGCGCGGAGTTGTACGACCCGGGAGCGGGTCAGTGGAGCCCGACCCAAGAACCGCCTTTCAAGAACCGTCTCCAACACACGGCCACGCTGCTGCCAAACGGCAAGGTGCTCATCGCTGGAGGTCAGAACACCAGCAGAGCTCCCCTCCAGAGCGTTGCAGAGTACAACCCATACGCAGACGCGGGCACAGACGCGGGCCAATGGGCTGAGCGCGGCTCGCTCAATCATGCCCGCCACTCCCACACGGCCACGCTGCTGCCGAACGGCAAAGTGCTCATTGCAGGCGGCCAGGGCACCAGCGGAGTTCCCCTTCAGAACGTTGCAGAATACAACACAGACGCAGACGTAGATGCAGGCGTAGACGCTGGCCAATGGGCTGAGCGCGGCTCGCTCAATCATGCCCGCTACTCCCATACGGCTACACTGCTTCCCGGCGGTAAGGTGCTCGTTGCAGGCGGCCAAGGCACCAGCAGCGACGGTGGTGTCATTGCTCTCGCCAGCACGGAGGTATATGACCCGGGGACAGGTCAATGGGCTGTGAGCGGCTTGCTCAATCATGCCCGCTACGCCCACACGGCCACGCAGCTTCCCGGCGGCAAGGTGCTCGTTGCCGGGGGGCTAGACACCAGCGGCAACTCCCTCAACCAGGTGGAGATATACGACCCCAGTACACTCCAATGGACTCGTGTTGACCAACCGTTGCGCCAGGCCCGCTATGACCACTCGGCCACGCTGCTGCCCGATGGCAAGGTTCTCGTTGTCGGAGGGCGGGACATCAGCGGAGCCCCCCTCACCAGCGCGGAAGTGTACGACCCGGAATGGCGCCAATGGGTATCTACCGGCGCGCTCAAGCAAGCTCGTTTCCAGCATACCACTACGTTGCTCTTGAGCGGAAAGGTACTCGTTGCCGGAGGACAAGGCGACAGCGCCACCATGCTTCCCAGCGAGGTATACGACCCGGGCACGGGCAGATGGAGCGCCACCCATTCGCTCAATGAGGCACGCACCCACCACACGGCGACGCTCCTGACCAGCGGACAAGTGCTCGTCACCGGGGGAGGGGACGTCGGAGTGGAGATATATGAAGACACGGGAGCCCAACAGCAATGGCGCCCTGTAATCAAACCACTCGATACGCGAAGTCGAGGGGATGAACTCATCATCAGCGGGAGCGGCTTGCGAGGTCTGTCGGAGGCCAGCAGTGGTACCAACCAGAATTCCGCCACGAACTTCCCCCTGGTCAGTCTGATGTCAGTCGAGGGAGGAGCGCTGACTCGACTGAAGATCGAAGGCTCGATCTCAAACACGACCCTGACTCTACAGATGCCGGACTTGCCGAATGGCTATTACATCCTTTCTGTCATGACTAATGCCATACACGGTGGGCAGTTGATGCAGGTGAAGGGTCCACCCCTCGCAGCGCCCGTGGTCACCGCGCCTGGGATTTTCGTTAACGTCTCACGGCCCAGCATCAGCGGCACGGCGGAAGCTGGTAGAAGAATAACGGTGTGGCTGGATGAGACCGTCATAGGAACCACCATGGCCGATGAGGAGGGCGCCTGGAGTTTTACCCCGGCTACATCGCTGGCCGAGGGGATTCGCCGGGCCAAGGCCACTGCGACGGATGCGATGGGCATTGTCAGCCCGTTCTCCGGGGAGCACAGCTTCACGGTCGACACAGTACATCCAGTAGCGCCCGTGGTCACCGTACCAGGGAACAGTGTCAACACGACCACTCCAACCATGGGTGGCACGGCGGAGCCCGGTAGCACGGTAACGGTGTGGCTGGATGGGGCCGCGGTAGGAACCATTGTAACCCACGAAGGGAATTGGTCACTCACTTCCGACAGGGTGCTGGACCCTGGTCCTCACGAGGTCTCGGTCACCGCAGTGGATGCGGCAGGCAATCTCAGTGCTCACTCCGCGATCCATCGCTTCGAGATTGACCTCACGCCGCCGGTAGCACCGATGGTGACCGAGCCCGATCGCCTGATCACCGGTCTGAATCCAGTCATTGCTGGTACGGCTGAGCCTGGCAGCACTGTGAGGGTGTGGCTGGACGGAGCCGAGGCTGGGGAAACCCCGGCAACCAAGGATGGGAAGTGGTTCTTCAGACCAGACAACGTGCTGAATGAGGGTCGCCACGTAGTCTTGGCCACCACAATGGATGCGGCGGGTAACCTCAGCGCTAGCTCTGTGCCCATCAGCTTCGAGCTCGACTCCACAGCGCCGGAACGGCCCAATGTGACCGAGCCCAGATTTGGGACCTCCATCAACGACCCACAACCCACCATTCGAGGCACGGCGGAGGCCGAGATCGTGGTGACCGTGACGCTGAATGGGAAGACAGTGAGCACTGTGACCGACAAGATGGGGAATTGGAGTTTCACCCTGGACACGCCGCTGGGACACGGAAGTTACTCTGTCAAAGCCCTCGCATGGGATGCGGCGGGAAATGACAGTGCACCCTCCGCGCTCCACATCTTCGAAGTCGACCTCATCCCACCGGAGGCGCCCAAAGTGAGTGGACCTGGGGCCGTCGTCACAACCCACCAGCCAATCATCAGCGGCATCGCGGAGCGCGATAGCGCGGTGAATGTGTGGGTGGATGGCAAACGGGCAGAAACAGTCCGGTCGAATGGAAATGGGGACTGGTCTTATGTTCCGGCCAATGGGCTGGCCGGAGGCAGCCACAATGTTTTCGCCACCGCGACGGATGAGGCAGGTAACACCAGTCAAACCTCAGCCATGCACCCTTTCTTCATCCAGAGGAGCCATTACGGCTGGAGCTGCTCCTCTGCGCCCGATTTCCCTGCCAGTTGGGCCTTGCTGACACTGGCATTGGCTCTCCACAGGCGCCGGCTCAGGTCTCCTTGACTGCCTGGCGTCCCCACGCCTGCTCGTCACGGGCGTGGGCCTCGCGGGCTTCCTCGGGGCGCTCGCCCAGGTAGCGTTGGCGCTGACGTACTTCCAGGCTCGCGCTGGTTCTCTGGCGCAGGCGCTCGCGCAGCGATTCCACCCCCAGCCCCCACACCCGCGCGCTGCCATCGTTCAGGGCAATCGCCAGCACATCGCCCCCCGGACTGAAGGCCGCCACCGTCACGCGGTCTCCGTTCCCGGTGAGCACCAGGGGCTCGCCGCTTCCATCCGCGGGCCACACCCGCACCGTTCCGTCCCCCGAGGCCGTCACCACCCGCGTGCCTCGGGGCTCGAACCGCGCGGTGAGTCCTCGCAGCACCACCGCCTCCCCTCCCCCCTCGGCGGACCACACCCGCACCGTCTTGTCCGGGGAGGCGGTCAACACCCGCGCTCCGTCCGCGCTGAACTCCACGCTCACCACCGCCTGGTCATGGCCCCGGAGCACCACCGGCTCGCCCCGCCCGTCCGCACGCCACACCCGCGCCGTCCCGTCATCCGACGCCGTCACCACCCGCTCCCCCTCCGGGCTGAACGCCGCCGCCACCACCCGGGCCGTGTGCCCTCGGAGCACCACCGGCTCGCCCCGCCCGTCCGCCCGCCACACCCGCGCCGTCCCGTCATCCGACGCCGTCACCACCCGCTCCCCCTCCGGGCTGAATGCCGCCGTCCGGAGGAACTCCGTGTGCCCCTGGAGCACCACCGGCTCGCCCTGCCCGTCCGCCCGCCACACCCTCGCCGTCCCATCCCACGAGGCCGTCACCACGCGCTCACCCTCCGGGCCGAACGCCGCCGTCACCACCCGGCCCGTGTGCCCTCGGAGCACCACCGGCTCGCCCTGCCCGTCCGCCCGCCACACCCGCGCCGTTCCATCCACCGACGCTGTCACCACGCGCTCGCCTTCCGGGCTGAAGGCCACCGTCCGCACCTCCGCCCCGTGCCCCTTGAGCACCACCGGCTCCGTGCCGGCACCGGGCCGCCACACCGCCGCCGTGCCATCCGCGTGCGCCGTGGCCAGGTGCTCGCCCCGAGGGCTGAAGGCCAAGGCCTGCACCGCGCCCGCACGGCGCTGCAGCGTGAGCGCCTGTGGCTGCGCGCGCCATCGCCACACGCGCGCACTGCCATCCCTCGAGGCCGTCACCACCCGCTCCCCGTCCGCGCTGAAGCTCGCGGACAACACCTCGTCCGTGTGCCCCAACAGGTCCGCGACCGGGCCCGCTCCGTCCGTGCGCCGTACCCGCGCCGTCCCGTCCCGCGCCGCCGTCACCACCCACCGGCCATCCGGGCTGAAGGCCACCGAGAGGGTCTCCCCGGTGTCTCCCGCCAGCCGCATCGCCCCACCCTTCCCGTCCGCCCGCCACAGGCGCACCGAGCCATCCGCGTGCGCGCTCACCACCAGCCCCCCGTCCGGGCTGAAGGCCACCGCGTTGACGAAGCCGGAGTCGCTCGGATGCACGCTCGGCTCGCCCTGCCCGTCCGCGCGCCACACCCGCACCGCGCCATCCACCGAGGCCGTGGCCACCCGCTTCCCATCCGGGCTGAACACCGCGGCCCGCACGTCCCCGGGGTGGGCCAGCACGGCCAGCTCGCCCCGCCCATCCGCGTGCCACACCCGCGCCGTCCCGTCCCGCGACGCCGTCACCACCCGCTCGCCCGTGCCGTCGAAGGACGCGGCCACCACCACCTGCTCGTGGCCCCGGAGCACCACGGGAAT
The sequence above is drawn from the Archangium gephyra genome and encodes:
- a CDS encoding WD40 repeat domain-containing protein, translated to MGEVVAAAFSADGQRVVTASRDGTARVWRADGTGIPVVLRGHEQVVVAASFDGTGERVVTASRDGTARVWHADGRGELAVLAHPGDVRAAVFSPDGKRVATASVDGAVRVWRADGQGEPSVHPSDSGFVNAVAFSPDGGLVVSAHADGSVRLWRADGKGGAMRLAGDTGETLSVAFSPDGRWVVTAARDGTARVRRTDGAGPVADLLGHTDEVLSASFSADGERVVTASRDGSARVWRWRAQPQALTLQRRAGAVQALAFSPRGEHLATAHADGTAAVWRPGAGTEPVVLKGHGAEVRTVAFSPEGERVVTASVDGTARVWRADGQGEPVVLRGHTGRVVTAAFGPEGERVVTASWDGTARVWRADGQGEPVVLQGHTEFLRTAAFSPEGERVVTASDDGTARVWRADGRGEPVVLRGHTARVVAAAFSPEGERVVTASDDGTARVWRADGRGEPVVLRGHDQAVVSVEFSADGARVLTASPDKTVRVWSAEGGGEAVVLRGLTARFEPRGTRVVTASGDGTVRVWPADGSGEPLVLTGNGDRVTVAAFSPGGDVLAIALNDGSARVWGLGVESLRERLRQRTSASLEVRQRQRYLGERPEEAREAHARDEQAWGRQAVKET
- a CDS encoding kelch repeat-containing protein — translated: MTSISRHGMGAVAWLAMASALLWLACGQVPQGGDEVPQSEGMESQALLSEGWLITGSMHERRMEHTATLLPDGKVLVVGGTNKTEKSGGTTVYNSTEVYDPGTGQWSLTGNLNVARHAHTATLLLDGKVLVAGGADNDGNPLESTEVYDPGTGQWSLTGNLNVARRAHTATLLLDGRVLVVGGTNSKYSTSSDYVSALNSAELYDPVSNSWTHVDALMKKPRTDHTATRLQNGKVVVIGGRNTTEELDSAEVFDPTSKTWEVKGGLILASFNHSATLLPDGKVLVVGGQFKSPLDPGCHDSRHRSELYDAEDGVARYAHDMGEERTQHTATLLPSSKVLIAGGAYMNVIKRLDNSKETTECLVKPFYLAEISDGGIYSDAGMERADYINTPRTKHTTTLLPNGKVLVTGGRFQNAVYNSAELYDPGAGQWSPTQEPPFKNRLQHTATLLPNGKVLIAGGQNTSRAPLQSVAEYNPYADAGTDAGQWAERGSLNHARHSHTATLLPNGKVLIAGGQGTSGVPLQNVAEYNTDADVDAGVDAGQWAERGSLNHARYSHTATLLPGGKVLVAGGQGTSSDGGVIALASTEVYDPGTGQWAVSGLLNHARYAHTATQLPGGKVLVAGGLDTSGNSLNQVEIYDPSTLQWTRVDQPLRQARYDHSATLLPDGKVLVVGGRDISGAPLTSAEVYDPEWRQWVSTGALKQARFQHTTTLLLSGKVLVAGGQGDSATMLPSEVYDPGTGRWSATHSLNEARTHHTATLLTSGQVLVTGGGDVGVEIYEDTGAQQQWRPVIKPLDTRSRGDELIISGSGLRGLSEASSGTNQNSATNFPLVSLMSVEGGALTRLKIEGSISNTTLTLQMPDLPNGYYILSVMTNAIHGGQLMQVKGPPLAAPVVTAPGIFVNVSRPSISGTAEAGRRITVWLDETVIGTTMADEEGAWSFTPATSLAEGIRRAKATATDAMGIVSPFSGEHSFTVDTVHPVAPVVTVPGNSVNTTTPTMGGTAEPGSTVTVWLDGAAVGTIVTHEGNWSLTSDRVLDPGPHEVSVTAVDAAGNLSAHSAIHRFEIDLTPPVAPMVTEPDRLITGLNPVIAGTAEPGSTVRVWLDGAEAGETPATKDGKWFFRPDNVLNEGRHVVLATTMDAAGNLSASSVPISFELDSTAPERPNVTEPRFGTSINDPQPTIRGTAEAEIVVTVTLNGKTVSTVTDKMGNWSFTLDTPLGHGSYSVKALAWDAAGNDSAPSALHIFEVDLIPPEAPKVSGPGAVVTTHQPIISGIAERDSAVNVWVDGKRAETVRSNGNGDWSYVPANGLAGGSHNVFATATDEAGNTSQTSAMHPFFIQRSHYGWSCSSAPDFPASWALLTLALALHRRRLRSP